In Bosea sp. (in: a-proteobacteria), one DNA window encodes the following:
- the glpK gene encoding glycerol kinase GlpK has translation MRHILAIDQGTTSSRAILFDASLGIVASAQKEFPQHFPASGWVEHEPEDIWESVVATAREAIAKAGLSAAEIAGIGITNQRETTLIWDRRTGRAIHRAIVWQDRRTAEACAKLAAAGHEDLVAARTGLRIDPYFSATKIAWLLDNVPGARRRAEAGELAFGTVDSFLLWRLTGGAVHATDATNAARTMLFDIGRGVWDPELLALFGIPAALLPQVRDCAAHFGDTLPELFGKAIPVRGIAGDQQAATIGQACFAPGMVKSTYGTGCFALLNTGDAPVRSQHRLLSTVAYQFGGERTYALEGSIFIAGAAVQWLRDGLGIIEKASETGPLAEAADPEQEVYLVPAFVGLGAPHWDTHARGAMFGLTRNSGPREFARAALESVCYQTLDLVEAMRADCPAAGAGRQSVLRVDGGMVASDWTMQRLADILDLPVDRPTVLETTALGAAYLAGLDAGLLPEPDRFADLWRLERRFTPAMAESQRRRKVAGWRDSVRRTLSGA, from the coding sequence ATGAGACACATCCTCGCCATCGACCAGGGCACGACCTCCTCGCGGGCCATCCTGTTCGATGCGTCGCTTGGCATCGTCGCCAGCGCCCAGAAGGAGTTTCCGCAGCATTTCCCGGCCTCCGGCTGGGTCGAGCACGAGCCGGAGGACATCTGGGAGAGCGTCGTCGCCACCGCGCGCGAGGCCATCGCCAAGGCGGGCCTGAGCGCAGCCGAGATCGCCGGCATCGGCATCACCAACCAGCGCGAGACGACGCTCATCTGGGACCGCCGCACCGGCCGGGCGATCCATCGCGCCATCGTCTGGCAGGACCGGCGCACCGCCGAAGCGTGCGCCAAGCTCGCCGCCGCCGGTCATGAGGATCTGGTCGCCGCGCGGACGGGCTTGCGCATCGATCCCTATTTCTCCGCCACCAAGATCGCCTGGCTGCTCGACAACGTTCCAGGCGCGCGGCGGCGCGCGGAAGCGGGCGAGCTCGCCTTCGGCACGGTCGACAGCTTCCTGCTCTGGCGGCTCACCGGCGGGGCGGTGCATGCGACCGACGCCACGAACGCCGCCCGCACCATGCTGTTCGACATCGGCCGCGGCGTCTGGGACCCGGAGCTGCTCGCGCTGTTCGGAATCCCGGCTGCGCTCCTGCCGCAGGTGCGCGATTGCGCCGCGCATTTCGGCGACACCCTGCCCGAGCTGTTCGGGAAGGCCATTCCCGTGCGCGGCATCGCCGGCGACCAGCAGGCGGCGACGATCGGCCAGGCCTGCTTCGCGCCCGGCATGGTGAAATCGACCTATGGCACCGGCTGCTTCGCGCTGCTCAACACGGGCGATGCGCCGGTGCGCTCGCAGCACCGGCTGCTCAGCACCGTCGCCTATCAGTTCGGGGGCGAGCGGACCTATGCGCTCGAAGGCTCGATCTTCATCGCCGGTGCGGCGGTGCAATGGCTGCGCGACGGGCTCGGCATCATCGAAAAGGCGAGCGAGACCGGCCCGCTCGCCGAGGCCGCCGATCCCGAGCAGGAGGTCTATCTGGTGCCGGCCTTCGTCGGGCTCGGCGCGCCGCATTGGGACACCCATGCGCGCGGCGCGATGTTCGGGCTCACCCGCAATTCCGGCCCGCGCGAATTCGCCCGCGCCGCGCTGGAAAGCGTCTGCTACCAGACACTCGACCTCGTCGAGGCGATGCGGGCGGACTGCCCGGCGGCGGGGGCGGGCCGGCAATCGGTGCTGCGGGTCGATGGCGGCATGGTCGCCTCCGACTGGACGATGCAGCGCCTCGCCGACATTCTCGACCTGCCGGTCGACCGGCCGACCGTGCTGGAGACGACCGCGCTGGGCGCGGCCTATCTCGCCGGGCTCGATGCCGGCCTGCTGCCGGAGCCCGACCGTTTCGCCGACCTCTGGCGGCTGGAACGGCGCTTCACCCCGGCGATGGCGGAAAGCCAGCGCCGCCGCAAGGTCGCCGGCTGGCGCGACAGCGTCAGGCGCACGCTGAGCGGGGCTTAG
- a CDS encoding RlmE family RNA methyltransferase has product MNSGPSGGKGGKASAGARDLRVKVKKAGKLKHSSQLWLERQLNDPYVKRARELGYRSRAAFKLEEMDDRYKFLKPGQRLVDLGCAPGGWCQVAAKRIGLERGKGHIVGIDLLAVDPIPGVDLIQMDFMAEEAPALLTERLGGRADGVMSDMAANTTGHKKTDHLKIIALAEAAVEFAHSVLAPGGFFLAKLFQGGDSAELLTGLKRDFATVRNVKPAASRADSSELYVLATGYRRPRPPDGEDG; this is encoded by the coding sequence ATGAACAGCGGACCATCCGGCGGCAAGGGCGGCAAGGCGAGCGCCGGCGCGCGCGACCTGCGCGTCAAGGTGAAGAAGGCCGGCAAGCTCAAGCATTCCTCGCAGCTCTGGCTCGAGCGCCAGCTCAACGACCCTTACGTGAAGCGTGCCAGGGAGCTGGGCTATCGCTCCCGCGCGGCGTTCAAGCTCGAGGAGATGGACGACCGCTACAAGTTCCTGAAACCCGGCCAGCGGCTGGTCGATCTCGGCTGCGCGCCGGGCGGCTGGTGCCAGGTCGCCGCCAAGCGGATCGGGCTGGAGCGCGGCAAGGGCCATATCGTCGGCATCGACCTCCTGGCCGTCGATCCGATCCCCGGCGTCGACCTGATCCAGATGGATTTCATGGCCGAGGAGGCGCCGGCCCTGCTGACGGAACGCCTGGGCGGGCGCGCCGACGGCGTGATGTCCGACATGGCCGCCAACACCACCGGCCACAAGAAGACCGACCATCTCAAGATCATCGCGCTCGCCGAGGCGGCCGTGGAGTTTGCGCATAGCGTGCTGGCGCCGGGCGGCTTCTTCCTCGCCAAGCTGTTCCAGGGCGGCGACAGCGCCGAACTCCTCACCGGGCTGAAGCGCGACTTCGCCACCGTCCGCAACGTCAAGCCGGCGGCAAGCCGCGCCGATTCCTCCGAGCTCTACGTGCTGGCGACCGGCTATCGCCGGCCTCGGCCGCCGGACGGCGAGGACGGCTGA
- a CDS encoding MFS transporter: MQRAKLLPLIVACALFMENTDSTVIATSLPVIAESLGEDPIALKLALTSYLVSLAVFIPISGWMADRFGARTIFRSALCVFMLGSLLCAVSSSLGAFVGARFLQGMGGAMMVPVGRLVVLRSVSKSEMVGALAYLTVPALVGPVVGPPLGGFITTYFDWRWIFLINIPIGLVGLVLASLFLEEVREEDVPPLDIRGFLLSAFGFASLMLGLNSGGRHLVPEVVSQACVVAGAAALVGYWFHARRVPHPVINLSLLRIPTFRIGVIGGSIFRIGTGAIPFLLPLMLQLGFGLNALQSGLITFVSAAGALIMKTAAKTILARFGFRRVLTVNALVGAAFLAASGLFTPTTPHAVMLSVLLVGGCFRSLQFTGIGALSYADVSNRAMSGATSLSSVAQQLSLTLGVTLGAFVLESVHQARGGETLAAGDFWPAFLIVGLIAASSGLWMRQLSPDAGAEVSGHAPLSARKVTAEALVERKPAE; the protein is encoded by the coding sequence GTGCAGCGCGCCAAGCTCCTGCCCCTGATCGTCGCCTGTGCGCTGTTCATGGAGAACACCGACTCGACGGTGATCGCGACCTCGCTGCCGGTGATCGCGGAATCGCTCGGCGAGGACCCGATCGCGCTGAAGCTCGCGCTGACTTCCTATCTCGTCAGCCTCGCCGTCTTCATCCCGATCTCCGGCTGGATGGCGGACCGTTTCGGCGCGCGCACGATCTTCCGCTCGGCGCTGTGCGTCTTCATGCTCGGCTCGCTTCTGTGCGCGGTGTCGAGCTCGCTCGGTGCCTTCGTCGGCGCCCGCTTCCTCCAGGGCATGGGCGGGGCGATGATGGTGCCGGTCGGGCGCCTCGTCGTGCTGCGCAGCGTCAGCAAGTCCGAGATGGTCGGCGCGCTCGCCTATCTGACGGTGCCCGCGCTGGTCGGGCCGGTGGTCGGGCCGCCGCTCGGCGGCTTCATCACCACCTATTTCGACTGGCGCTGGATCTTCCTGATCAACATCCCGATAGGCCTCGTCGGCCTCGTGCTGGCGAGCCTGTTCCTCGAGGAGGTCCGCGAGGAGGACGTGCCGCCCCTCGACATCCGCGGGTTCCTGTTGTCCGCCTTCGGCTTCGCCAGCCTGATGCTGGGCCTCAACAGCGGCGGGCGCCATCTCGTGCCGGAGGTGGTGTCCCAGGCCTGCGTGGTCGCGGGAGCGGCGGCGCTGGTCGGCTACTGGTTCCATGCGCGGCGCGTGCCTCATCCGGTCATCAACCTGTCCCTGCTCAGGATCCCGACCTTCAGGATCGGCGTGATCGGCGGCTCGATCTTCAGGATCGGCACCGGCGCGATCCCCTTCCTGCTGCCGCTGATGCTCCAGCTCGGCTTCGGGCTGAACGCGCTGCAATCGGGGCTGATCACCTTCGTCTCGGCGGCCGGCGCGCTGATCATGAAGACGGCGGCGAAGACCATCCTGGCGCGGTTCGGCTTCCGCAGGGTGCTGACCGTCAACGCCCTGGTCGGGGCGGCCTTTCTCGCGGCGTCGGGCCTGTTCACGCCGACGACGCCGCATGCGGTGATGCTGTCGGTGCTGCTCGTCGGCGGCTGCTTCCGCTCGCTGCAGTTCACCGGCATCGGCGCTCTGAGCTATGCCGATGTCTCCAACCGCGCGATGTCGGGCGCGACCAGCCTGTCGAGCGTCGCCCAGCAGCTTTCGCTCACGCTCGGCGTCACGCTCGGCGCCTTCGTCCTTGAGAGCGTCCATCAGGCCCGCGGCGGCGAGACGCTCGCCGCCGGGGATTTCTGGCCGGCCTTCCTGATCGTCGGCCTGATCGCGGCCTCCTCGGGGCTGTGGATGCGGCAGCTTTCCCCCGATGCCGGCGCCGAGGTCTCCGGCCATGCCCCGCTCAGCGCGCGCAAGGTCACGGCCGAGGCGCTCGTCGAGCGGAAGCCGGCGGAATGA
- the guaB gene encoding IMP dehydrogenase: protein MTLSFDGLIRDGLTFDDVLLEPGASEVMPADVDIRTRLTRTIALNLPIIASAMDTVTEARMAIAMAQAGGLGVIHRNLEAPEQAAQVRLVKKFESGMIANPITIHPDETLADALALMKHNGISGIPVVERGPQGHKGKLVGILTNRDVRFAANPAQPVSELMTKERLITVREGVSPEEARRLLHQFRIEKLLVVDDHYRCIGLITVKDMEKQVAYPNAAKDGHGRLLAAAATTTGDQGFERSEMLIDAGVDLIVVDTAHGHSAKVLDAVSRVKKLSNAVQVIAGNVATAGGAQALIDAGADAIKVGIGPGSICTTRIVAGVGVPQLTAIMDAASAASKAGVPVIADGGIKYSGDLAKALAAGASCAMVGSLLAGTDETPGETFLYQGRSYKAYRGMGSVGAMARGSADRYFQQDIKDTLKLVPEGIEGQVAYKGPVKNVLHQLAGGLRAAMGYVGGHDLEDYRNKARFIRITSAGLRESHVHDVTIVRESPNYPTRS, encoded by the coding sequence ATGACGCTTTCATTCGACGGTCTGATCCGCGACGGCCTCACCTTCGACGACGTGCTGCTCGAGCCGGGGGCCTCCGAGGTGATGCCGGCGGATGTCGACATCCGCACCAGGCTCACCCGCACCATCGCGCTCAACCTGCCGATCATCGCCTCGGCGATGGATACGGTCACCGAGGCGCGCATGGCGATCGCCATGGCGCAGGCCGGCGGGCTCGGCGTCATCCACCGCAACCTCGAGGCTCCCGAGCAGGCCGCCCAGGTCCGGCTGGTCAAGAAATTCGAATCGGGGATGATCGCCAACCCGATCACCATCCATCCCGACGAGACGCTGGCCGACGCGCTGGCGCTGATGAAGCACAACGGCATTTCCGGCATCCCGGTCGTCGAGCGCGGTCCGCAGGGCCACAAGGGCAAGCTCGTCGGCATCCTGACCAACCGCGATGTGCGCTTCGCCGCCAACCCGGCCCAGCCCGTCTCCGAACTGATGACGAAGGAGCGGCTGATCACGGTGCGGGAGGGCGTCAGCCCCGAGGAGGCGCGCCGCCTCCTCCACCAGTTCCGCATCGAGAAGCTGCTCGTCGTCGACGACCATTACCGCTGCATCGGCCTGATCACCGTCAAGGACATGGAGAAGCAGGTCGCCTATCCCAACGCCGCCAAGGACGGCCATGGCCGGCTGCTCGCCGCCGCCGCGACCACGACCGGCGACCAGGGCTTCGAGCGCTCCGAGATGCTGATCGACGCCGGCGTCGACCTCATCGTCGTCGACACCGCCCACGGCCATTCCGCCAAGGTGCTCGACGCCGTCAGCCGCGTGAAGAAGCTGTCGAACGCGGTCCAGGTCATCGCCGGCAACGTCGCCACCGCCGGCGGCGCCCAGGCCCTGATCGATGCCGGCGCCGACGCCATCAAGGTCGGCATCGGCCCGGGCTCGATCTGCACGACCCGCATCGTCGCCGGCGTCGGCGTGCCGCAGCTCACCGCGATCATGGACGCAGCCTCGGCTGCGTCGAAGGCCGGCGTGCCGGTCATCGCCGATGGCGGCATCAAATATTCCGGCGACCTCGCCAAGGCGCTCGCGGCCGGCGCCTCCTGCGCCATGGTCGGCTCGCTGCTCGCCGGCACCGACGAGACGCCGGGCGAGACCTTCCTCTACCAGGGCCGCAGCTACAAGGCCTATCGCGGCATGGGGTCGGTCGGCGCGATGGCGCGCGGCTCGGCCGACCGCTATTTCCAGCAGGACATCAAGGACACGCTGAAGCTCGTGCCCGAGGGCATCGAGGGCCAGGTCGCCTATAAGGGCCCGGTCAAGAACGTGCTGCACCAGCTCGCCGGGGGCCTGCGCGCCGCGATGGGCTATGTCGGCGGCCACGACCTCGAGGATTATCGCAACAAGGCCCGCTTCATCCGCATCACCAGCGCGGGCCTGCGCGAGAGCCACGTCCACGACGTGACGATCGTGCGCGAGAGCCCGAACTACCCGACGCGCTCCTGA
- a CDS encoding MAPEG family protein has protein sequence MTLKLIYPTLAMIFWIFVVGVVLMLRRKSAFGSGAVRLDEVAVSTESYPLPARLAGANFSNQFETPVIFFALVMIAMETGATGHAMVLLAWFYVATRIAHTLIHIGPNRLPLRGAAYGLGVLALFGMWLGVLLTVL, from the coding sequence ATGACCCTCAAGCTGATCTATCCGACGCTGGCGATGATCTTCTGGATCTTCGTCGTCGGCGTCGTGCTGATGCTGCGCCGCAAGAGCGCCTTCGGCAGCGGCGCCGTCCGCCTGGACGAGGTCGCGGTGTCGACCGAGAGCTATCCGCTTCCCGCCCGGCTCGCGGGGGCGAATTTCTCCAACCAGTTCGAAACGCCGGTCATCTTCTTCGCCCTCGTGATGATCGCGATGGAGACCGGCGCCACCGGCCATGCCATGGTCCTCCTCGCCTGGTTCTATGTCGCGACCCGCATCGCCCACACGCTGATCCATATCGGCCCCAACAGGCTGCCTTTGCGCGGCGCGGCCTATGGCCTGGGCGTGCTCGCGCTCTTCGGCATGTGGCTCGGCGTGCTCCTCACCGTGCTGTGA
- a CDS encoding DUF2865 domain-containing protein → MLRVREVPARALARGGEGPAAGSGEVKTVRRGSTGRLMALIALGAALGSGGVVLTASMVQAEGDAGVREFIAQEAQRRTEQARLRNAAYTSTRYAPQANAYAPANQGWRLPLMQVLPDGRLAQPIDLNPFRKQDRKLADRRRKAAGTAAAMLDPVTGVADRTQTFCVRLCDGFHAPIGYLRSPGDLKAHEALCTAMNPGVPVKVFRLAAGAAGIAEAVAADGKRYAALPMAFSHEKAADPACRPAIVQAGERRISLLRDITLRPGDSVVLDGKVSTFAGSASWPYSRRDFRDFRTASELSKAQRRQIDQQVGISRQEAQARSLRRQMRVREAYLRDDSTASDAVLRGTVDPATRTSVRLIPLTLPAR, encoded by the coding sequence ATGTTGCGTGTCCGTGAAGTCCCGGCGCGGGCGCTCGCCCGCGGAGGCGAGGGTCCGGCCGCCGGTTCCGGCGAAGTGAAGACAGTGCGGCGCGGATCGACCGGCCGGCTCATGGCGCTCATCGCGCTGGGCGCCGCGCTCGGCTCCGGCGGCGTGGTGCTGACGGCCTCGATGGTGCAGGCCGAGGGCGACGCGGGCGTGCGCGAGTTCATCGCCCAGGAAGCCCAGCGCCGTACCGAGCAGGCGCGCCTGCGCAACGCCGCCTACACCTCGACCCGCTATGCCCCGCAGGCCAATGCCTATGCCCCCGCCAACCAGGGCTGGCGCCTGCCGCTGATGCAGGTGCTGCCGGACGGCCGCCTCGCCCAGCCGATCGACCTCAACCCGTTCCGCAAGCAGGACAGGAAGCTCGCCGACCGGCGGCGCAAGGCCGCGGGCACGGCGGCCGCCATGCTCGACCCGGTCACCGGCGTGGCCGACAGGACGCAGACCTTCTGCGTGCGTCTCTGCGACGGCTTCCATGCGCCGATCGGCTATCTGCGCTCGCCCGGCGACCTGAAGGCGCATGAGGCTCTCTGCACGGCGATGAATCCGGGCGTTCCCGTCAAGGTCTTCCGGCTGGCCGCCGGCGCGGCCGGCATCGCGGAGGCCGTCGCCGCCGACGGCAAGCGCTATGCCGCCCTGCCGATGGCTTTCAGCCACGAGAAGGCGGCCGACCCCGCCTGCCGCCCGGCCATCGTCCAGGCCGGCGAGCGGCGCATCTCGCTCCTGCGCGACATCACCTTGCGGCCGGGCGACAGCGTCGTGCTCGACGGCAAGGTCTCGACCTTCGCCGGCAGCGCGAGCTGGCCCTATAGCCGCCGCGACTTCCGCGATTTCCGCACCGCCTCGGAGCTCAGCAAGGCCCAGCGCCGGCAGATCGACCAGCAGGTCGGCATTTCCCGCCAGGAAGCGCAGGCACGCAGCCTCCGGCGCCAGATGCGCGTCCGCGAGGCCTATCTCAGGGACGACAGCACCGCCAGCGACGCCGTCCTGCGCGGCACGGTCGATCCGGCGACGCGCACATCGGTGCGCCTGATCCCGCTCACGCTGCCGGCGCGGTAG
- a CDS encoding extracellular solute-binding protein, translated as MIAKTHLHALALSSCLMAAPAFAQDVNLYTTREPALLNPVLEAFTKDTGIKVNAVFLKDGLQERIRAEGANSPADLMLMVDVGEINAAVEAGITQPIQSDVVDKTVPAQLRPDNAWVTLTKRARIVVASKERVQQDAITYEDLADPKWKGKFCIRAGQHPYNVALFAANLIHHGAEKTETWLKALRANAARKPGGGDRDVARDIQSGLCDIAVINTYYIGLMSEAKNEQKGWFEAIKPLKTTFAGGGTHVNVSAAALAKNAPNKANAVKLVEYMLGEKAQALYANGNFEFPVNAAVTDSSAVKLLGAVTPDKLPLSEVAKQRKAAANLVDKVGFDN; from the coding sequence ATGATCGCAAAGACCCATCTCCACGCCCTGGCGCTGTCCTCCTGCCTGATGGCCGCCCCGGCCTTCGCGCAGGACGTGAACCTCTACACCACCCGCGAGCCCGCCCTGCTCAACCCGGTGCTGGAAGCCTTCACCAAGGACACCGGCATCAAGGTCAACGCGGTCTTCCTGAAGGACGGCCTGCAGGAGCGCATCCGGGCCGAGGGCGCCAACAGCCCGGCCGACCTCATGCTGATGGTCGATGTCGGCGAGATCAACGCGGCGGTCGAGGCCGGCATCACCCAGCCGATCCAGTCGGACGTCGTCGACAAGACCGTCCCGGCCCAACTGCGGCCCGACAACGCCTGGGTGACGCTGACCAAGCGCGCCCGCATCGTCGTGGCCTCGAAGGAGCGCGTCCAGCAGGATGCGATCACCTATGAGGACCTCGCCGATCCCAAGTGGAAGGGCAAGTTCTGCATCCGCGCCGGCCAGCACCCCTACAACGTCGCTCTCTTCGCCGCCAATCTCATCCATCACGGCGCCGAGAAGACCGAGACCTGGCTCAAGGCCCTGCGCGCCAACGCGGCCCGCAAGCCCGGCGGCGGCGACCGCGACGTCGCCCGCGACATCCAGTCCGGCCTCTGCGACATCGCGGTGATCAACACCTACTACATCGGCCTGATGAGTGAGGCGAAGAACGAGCAGAAGGGCTGGTTCGAGGCGATCAAGCCGCTCAAGACCACCTTCGCCGGCGGCGGCACCCATGTGAACGTCTCGGCCGCGGCGCTGGCCAAGAACGCCCCGAACAAGGCCAACGCCGTCAAGCTCGTCGAGTACATGCTCGGCGAGAAGGCGCAGGCGCTCTATGCGAACGGCAACTTCGAGTTCCCGGTCAACGCCGCGGTGACCGACTCCTCCGCCGTCAAGCTGCTCGGCGCCGTCACCCCGGACAAGCTGCCGCTCTCCGAGGTTGCCAAGCAGCGCAAGGCCGCGGCGAACCTCGTCGACAAGGTCGGCTTCGACAATTGA
- a CDS encoding iron ABC transporter permease yields the protein MRWRPSTRFAYAAIGGAALVLMPLVALVATAFSSRQAAEIWPHLIANVLPTALVQTGLLLAGVGLVSAVIGTGTAWLVTQYDFPGRRPFEWLLVLPLALPTYLTAYIYVEFLGFQGPLQSGLRAVTGWRSLRDYWFPDPRNLPGAIAIMAVVLYPYVYLSTRALFSVQGASLVEAARNLGAAPGRLFWRIGLPLARPALAAGLALVLLETLNDIGATEYLGVRSLTLSIYTTWVNRGSLPGAAQIACVMLLIVFALILTEFRLRGQRRFALPVRQPRPVTRRPLRGRAAALAGLACALPVLFGGVLPVGYLVVEILQRGLLAQFDAALLRLLGNALMLSGLASVLVVALGLCIATAGRSGRETWLKPLIRIAGLGYAVPGTVLALGLLIPLAAFDNLMADAASALFNLKPGLILIGSGAALVIAYTVRFLAIGISGVESGLTRVSPRIDDAARALGASGPEVLARIHWPLARPAIAAAALLVFVDCLKELPATLLLRPLNIDTLATVVYGHASRGVFEDGALAALLIILAGLYPAFVLARTGTDRTG from the coding sequence TTGCGATGGCGGCCGTCGACGCGTTTCGCCTATGCCGCGATCGGCGGGGCTGCGCTCGTGCTCATGCCGCTCGTCGCGCTCGTCGCGACCGCATTCTCCTCGCGGCAGGCGGCGGAGATCTGGCCGCATCTCATCGCCAACGTCCTGCCGACGGCGCTCGTCCAGACCGGGCTGCTGCTCGCCGGCGTCGGCCTCGTCAGCGCCGTCATCGGCACCGGCACCGCCTGGCTGGTGACGCAGTATGATTTTCCGGGGCGGCGCCCCTTCGAATGGCTGCTGGTGCTGCCGCTGGCGCTGCCGACCTATCTCACCGCCTATATCTACGTGGAGTTCCTCGGCTTCCAGGGGCCGCTCCAGAGCGGACTGCGCGCCGTGACCGGCTGGCGCTCGCTGCGCGACTACTGGTTTCCCGATCCGCGGAACCTCCCCGGCGCCATCGCGATCATGGCGGTCGTGCTCTATCCTTACGTCTATCTCAGCACGCGCGCGCTCTTCAGCGTGCAGGGCGCGAGCCTCGTCGAGGCCGCGCGCAATCTCGGCGCCGCGCCCGGCCGGCTGTTCTGGCGCATCGGCCTGCCGCTGGCGCGCCCGGCGCTGGCGGCCGGCCTCGCCCTCGTCCTGCTCGAGACGCTGAACGATATCGGCGCCACCGAATATCTCGGCGTCCGCTCGCTGACGCTGTCGATCTACACCACCTGGGTCAATCGCGGCTCGCTGCCCGGCGCCGCCCAGATCGCCTGCGTCATGCTGCTCATCGTCTTCGCGCTGATCCTGACCGAGTTCAGGCTGCGCGGGCAGCGCCGCTTCGCCCTGCCCGTGCGCCAGCCCCGGCCGGTGACACGCCGGCCGCTGCGCGGGCGCGCTGCGGCGCTCGCAGGCCTCGCCTGCGCCCTGCCGGTGCTCTTCGGCGGCGTCCTGCCGGTCGGCTATCTCGTCGTGGAGATCCTGCAGCGCGGCCTCCTCGCGCAATTCGACGCCGCGCTGCTCAGGCTTCTCGGCAATGCGCTCATGCTCTCCGGGCTGGCCTCCGTACTGGTGGTGGCGCTCGGGCTCTGCATCGCCACCGCCGGCCGCAGCGGCCGCGAAACCTGGCTGAAGCCGCTCATCCGCATCGCCGGCCTCGGCTACGCCGTGCCCGGCACCGTGCTGGCGCTCGGCCTGCTGATCCCGCTCGCGGCCTTCGACAACCTGATGGCCGATGCAGCCTCCGCGCTGTTTAACCTCAAGCCCGGCCTGATCCTGATCGGCTCGGGCGCGGCGCTGGTGATCGCCTATACGGTGCGCTTCCTCGCCATCGGGATCTCCGGCGTCGAGAGCGGGCTCACCCGCGTCTCGCCGCGGATCGACGACGCGGCGCGCGCGCTCGGCGCCAGCGGCCCGGAGGTGCTGGCCCGCATCCATTGGCCGCTCGCCCGCCCGGCCATCGCGGCGGCGGCGCTGCTCGTTTTCGTCGACTGCCTCAAGGAGCTGCCGGCGACGCTGCTGCTGCGCCCGCTCAACATCGACACGCTGGCGACCGTGGTCTACGGCCACGCCTCGCGCGGCGTCTTCGAGGACGGGGCGCTGGCCGCGCTCCTGATCATCCTGGCCGGGCTCTACCCGGCCTTCGTGCTGGCCAGGACCGGCACGGATCGCACGGGATAG